One stretch of Caldinitratiruptor microaerophilus DNA includes these proteins:
- the cas1c gene encoding type I-C CRISPR-associated endonuclease Cas1c produces MLELLNTLYVTTPGAYVRLDHETVRVEADGAKLLQVPVLHLRGIVCFGNVMVSPAVMQRFAQDRRSVVFLDDRGRFAARVQGPTAGNVLLRWEQYEAARSLARSAAIARAIVGGKIQNARFLLQRAARETPDSAESKTLRDCVADLAGILERLKAASEINVIRGLEGEAARRYFGSWDLMIKRDRQAFALQGRQRRPPTNPMNALLSFLYTLLTGECIAAAEGVGLDPQIGYLHELRPGRPALALDLVEELRPSVADRLAIALINLRQATSDDFVTRPGGAIHLSDAGRKKVIVAYERRKQEQVYHPVLDRKVPIGLIPHVQARLLARHLRGDLDHYVPWLYR; encoded by the coding sequence GTGCTTGAACTCCTCAATACGCTCTATGTTACAACCCCCGGCGCGTATGTAAGGCTCGATCATGAAACAGTTCGGGTGGAGGCCGATGGTGCCAAGCTGCTGCAGGTTCCTGTCTTGCACCTGCGCGGTATCGTCTGCTTCGGCAACGTGATGGTAAGCCCGGCCGTGATGCAGCGGTTTGCTCAGGATCGGCGGTCTGTTGTGTTCTTGGACGACCGCGGCAGGTTTGCGGCTCGGGTCCAAGGACCCACAGCCGGGAACGTGCTCCTGCGGTGGGAGCAATACGAAGCAGCACGCTCTCTAGCACGGAGCGCAGCGATCGCCAGGGCAATTGTCGGTGGCAAAATTCAGAACGCCAGGTTCCTGTTACAGAGAGCGGCTCGGGAGACGCCAGACTCAGCCGAGTCCAAGACGCTACGCGACTGCGTTGCCGATCTCGCCGGAATACTGGAGCGCCTGAAAGCAGCCTCCGAGATCAATGTGATCCGTGGCCTGGAGGGAGAGGCAGCGAGACGCTACTTTGGTTCCTGGGATTTGATGATTAAACGAGATCGCCAGGCCTTCGCCCTCCAGGGCCGGCAGCGGCGTCCCCCTACGAATCCGATGAACGCACTCCTTTCTTTCCTGTACACGTTGTTAACGGGCGAATGCATAGCCGCAGCCGAAGGAGTTGGGCTTGATCCACAGATTGGCTACCTGCACGAGCTTCGCCCCGGCCGGCCAGCTCTCGCCCTTGACCTCGTTGAGGAACTAAGACCCTCAGTGGCGGATCGCCTTGCGATTGCCCTGATCAACCTGCGCCAGGCAACGTCGGACGACTTCGTGACCCGCCCCGGAGGGGCCATCCACTTGAGCGACGCGGGCCGCAAGAAAGTGATAGTAGCTTATGAGAGGCGCAAGCAAGAGCAGGTATACCATCCGGTACTGGACCGCAAGGTTCCTATAGGTCTGATCCCCCATGTTCAAGCGCGTCTGCTTGCTCGCCATCTTCGTGGCGACTTGGACCATTACGTACCTTGGCTGTATCGGTAG
- the cas2 gene encoding CRISPR-associated endonuclease Cas2, with protein sequence MQIVVAYDVNTETAAGRRRLRKVAQICLNFGQRVQKSVFECQVNQAQLEQLIRQLRNEIDEGEDSLRLYRIMEPRDRHTYAYGIQHVLDFQEPLIL encoded by the coding sequence GTGCAGATCGTTGTGGCCTACGACGTCAATACAGAGACAGCGGCAGGCCGTCGTCGGTTGCGTAAAGTGGCTCAGATCTGCCTTAACTTCGGCCAGCGCGTACAAAAGTCCGTCTTCGAATGTCAGGTCAATCAAGCACAGCTTGAGCAACTCATCCGCCAGCTACGGAACGAGATTGACGAAGGGGAAGATAGTCTTCGGCTGTACAGGATCATGGAGCCGAGGGACAGGCACACTTACGCCTACGGCATCCAACACGTTCTCGATTTCCAAGAGCCACTAATCTTGTGA